In Mangifera indica cultivar Alphonso chromosome 7, CATAS_Mindica_2.1, whole genome shotgun sequence, the genomic window AAGAAAGCGAGCGATGACAACTTGTTCCTGCTCTTCATTGCATTTGGATTCTAACAAGTGAGAAGAAGGTGAAGTAGAAACAGTTGAGCCACGTTGAGACACTACAAGAACAGTGGAGAAacatattagaataattttgtaaactaaaATTAAGCAAATTAGTATGAAACAAGTTGACTTTGAAGAATTCACGATCTGAAACCCGAAGAAAATCAGAGTTGGTACCCTGATTATGATCGAGGGACATTTTAAAGGCACCAAAACAACCCATGCAGTTTATACATTGCACTATATCTACCAAAATGAATGTAATGCTTTCGCTTAAAAAGCAATAACAATACTCTGATCATAAAACTAACAAAGAAAGATGAGATGCATACATCTCTTCAAGGTTGACCAAGCGACCATAGCAGCATTTTTCTGAGCCTGTTTCTTGGTCCTAGCTGGTTCCCCTGTGAAGCTCATCCTTGCAAGCTCAACTGTGCATGAGAAAACAGGAACATGGCCAGGCCCTGATCGAACAGTAGTATACATTGGAAGATTCAAGCCTGCTTTGTGTGCAGTCTCTTGCAGCAAATTCTTGTAAACTCCAGTTTCATCCTGAGCAGCAGAAAAGTGCCAAAAACACAAACATCTTAAGACTAAGAGATGAAAGACACATGTAAAGTTCCAGATAAGGTAACAAAGTTCTAAGAACCAACAATAGCAATTACTACGTACTTACCAGAACTCTTGCAGCTAGTGCTCTGGAAGGACCTTTATTTGCAAGTGTACTTAGAGCTACCTCCGCTGCAGCATGTTCAGCCTGTCTCAGAGTAGAGCAGAATGTAGGGCTTTCAAAAGTCTCTCCGTTAAAGTTGACAGTTGCTTTGAACCGAGGGGCATGGTCTGGTCCTTCTCGTATACATGAATATGCTGGTAGGTTGAAGCAGCTTCTCTGAGCCAACTCCTGCAATTGGTTCTTATACATACCTATCTGCAAGAATCAGTTGTACGTTAGAAACAAAAAACATTTAAGTTTACTATCGAAGACACAAGAGGAAGAGTCTATCCGGTCAAAAAATCATATCCCACAAGCATCAATTAGCTTATTGATAAAGTCTTTTCCTAATCTAGGATCAAATAGCCAGTTCACCAAACTAGAAGATAACTATTTACATCAAGTACCCTAACCTTTTAGGGAGAAAATTCGAGTAAATTTCTTAACTTGATTTCAAGTGCAGTCTCCAAAAATGAATGAGTAAAGTAAAAGGAACGTTATAAAAAACCACACTCATGGCCATTCACAAAATGTTAAGACATGAGGAATTTAAGTAACCAGCCCTTAAATTCTCCAGTCTTTCAGTTTGCTTCTCATAAACCAAACTGAGTATGTTAAGAGTTAGAGACCAACTGAAGTTTTTGCCtaaacaaatatcaaatcaaaatagtTTCCTAAAAATTCACGCAGCAGAGTTATCAAGAAGCTAgcaaaactaaaacaaaaaccaTTTCAGATccacaatatttaaaaaaaaaaaaaaaaaactcccaTTAACTCTTCTCTTTCCTTGctttttctcagcaaccaaacacaCCTAAGATTCAACAAACACACAATATCCAAAACCCACCTCGATTACACCGTTCACAAACCTAAAACAGCACAAAGCTACCATCTTTCAACTTCAATACCAGTCATGGCAATAGATTAACTCAAACCCATCGacaaacaaaggaaaaacaattaaCCCAGAAACAAATAAGCATTAAACGATGTGGATGTGATCGcagagaagggaaaaaaaagtaaCTGACCTACTGAGCACACACGGGTATGCCTGATTTCGCACAGCCGCAAGAATTTACCGAGAAAGTGACGCAAAAGTAGCGAGAAAGCGAGGTAGAATCAGTGTATAGTAAGAGAAGTAAAATggagttttcatcttttttgcgCCCAGGTGAGTGAGTGCTGACAAAACATGAAATTTAcgatgaaaaataaagaagctGAATAGTGTTTAATGTGTGTCAGACGCTTTTCTTCTCGTTTTTCCACAAGTTTGTGTGTGGTGGTGTTGGGCAGTTGGTAAGAAGTGTTTAGCTGGGGCCtttgttctttgttttttgtttttttgttttcttgattttaAATGCTTTTCTTCCATACAAATCTCCATATTTCACAATGTTTTGTCTGGTCAAAGaggaaaggccaaaggattattttccacccaagttttacctaatctaaaaaatacatcTACAacgtataaaaaattaaaatatttatcaatagtctaactattattaaaattttcagttagaaatacgaataaaatcgttatttaatcctaaaacctaaaaccttaaaaattgatattattttttcctttagtttagaaaactaacaatttttctctataattaaactttaaaaaatttagtttcctttttttttaggtttcatCTCTAATGGCTTAAGAAATCAGGAAGAAACGACGATTTTTTCCAATGAACGATGACTCTTTGTTATTCAGATCAAGACGATTCAATCATTGATTGGGAACAAGCGATGGTCTTCTTCAATGAATAACGACCCTTTGTCAcccaaatttgtaaaatatggTAGTCGATCGAGAAGAAGTAATGGTCTTCTCTAATGAATAACGACCCTTTATCGTTCAGATTAAGAAAAAGCAAGCCTTTTGTAGTGGTGGGTGATTGTCTTTCGTTGTCCTTCGTGGTCAGATATCGAAGATGGGTGGAAAGCATCCGCTATTAGCCATAATGGCGATGGTCAGGGAAGAGAAACAAACTCTAAGggtaaactttaaatttttgaaaattaaaaaatgaggtGAAAATTTGTTGTTTAAACTTGAGGgggaatgatataaattttaaagttttagagtttaaagataaaataacgattttatctctagttctaactaaaaattttaacaatagttAGTATataagtgagtgtttaagttttttatttgtcgtggatatgattttgaaattaaactaaaacttaggtggaaaatagtcttttggccaagaTGAAAATGTATGTCATGCTATGGTGCCACCTAGGAATAGTggatatgataaaataaaaataatgttacatGCATTCAATTCTAAAGTACATAATTGAatgcatataaaattttatcatataattaaatattattttatctttaatttaaaatcatttaattatataatgtcattttatttatatatccaattgTGTATCATACttgttagataaaataatatttttatactagattttgaagttttttaacAGTGTCTAGGGCATAATTGAGTCCAATCGAGTCGTTTTATATTTGGCTCAAATTCCAACTCTCAACTTGTCTTAATTATCCTAAAAGAGAGTCCAAACTCAGTTAGAGTACAAACTTGAAATGGGAATAAATTGTTTGAATATGAGTTATAAATTGATTCATTATACATCGATACTTTAAATatgttaacaaaatatttaaaaatttattaaaggttattaatatttttctcaactcaactaaaattcaaactaaaccaaccCATAAATACTTGCATATGATCAACTTGTTTACACCTTTAATTTTAAGTGTCATTATCTTATCGTAAGGCAATAAATAATGCAATGCATGCTATGTGACTTTActtgaaaacaagaaaaataaatctcaaaatgaaaaaagtaaGCATATTTGAGGAAGTAAAAATCATTCCAATGGCAACATGTATAAAAGGGTATgggttaaacttttttaatgatattttaaaattaaattctaaattaagaTGATTTTATCTAATCTGGAtaattagtttggtttaaaaaataaataaataaagaagttGAGGTGCTGGAGCtgagataagagagagagaaagacagGTTTTGAGCAATGACAAGCAAAACTCTtaataacataaacaaaaatattatcagTCATGTTCTGTCGATTGATCAGTTTTGTTCCATTTTCTTGTCTCAGACAGCAATATTTTCACTTACTAAAGCAacacttttaacatttttcctttGCTTTAACTCTCAGATTCTTTCATCAAATCAAAGTCTCTCTCTTTCACTTGTGTTTCAATCACTTTCTCTTCACCTTTTTACTCTCTCTTTGTATATCTAGCTTTCAGCAAGTGCATTCTCTTGTGGTTCTTTTAAAGATACAACTGAATAATTCAGGTAAGTGTTATAGGGTTTATGATTTGCATTTTTCATTGATTTGTCTCGGTTTActtcttttttcagtttagaTTATCCTGAGCTGTTAGTTTAGCACTTGTTTCTTGAAGATCATGTAGTGAAGAGGCTTAGtgcattctttttattttgtgcaGAATCGTTACCTGTAGTCagaatttgtttgatttgtagTGATTTTAGCTGATTAGAGATGAACCCACATTGATTATGGTgagaaatgacattttttattagattcaGAAATGGGTTGTGTCTTGGGGAGAGAGGTCTCCTCAGGCATCGTATCAGAATCTAAGGAGGTTCAAAATTTGAGTGTTGAATCTAATAATAATGGGAAAGAAGATGTTGTTGCAGTGGAAAAATTTGATACTAAGGTTGTAGAGGTTCAAAATGATGAGGCCAAccaggaggaggaggagaaagTAGTTGAAGAGAAAAAACCAAGAAGGGAGAGGAGAACGTCAAAGCCAAACCCAAGGTTGAGTAGTCCACCTAAGCACTTGCAGGGTGAGCAGGTGGCAGCTGGCTGGCCTTCATGGCTTACTGCAGTTTGTGGAGAGTCACTTAACGGGTGGATACCGCGGAGGGCAGACTCGTTTGAGAAAATTGATAAGGTTGGCCATTTGTTCCTTTTAGAATAGAGTCATTGTCAATTTGTTTcagagttaaaagaaaaaaaattatggtccATGTTAATTGATGGATACTTTGCAAAGTTTCCATCTTTGAAGTCTATCACAATGATGTGAGAATGATATCAGTTCGTTTAACAGACAGATTCAATTTGTTACATCATTTGAGATGGGGGTTTTATGATGATAAAACATGGCTCttgattttttccttcttttattgatttattaatatttttgaagtTGATGTTTGTCTTCAAATGTTGATTTCTCCCTCCTGATGATAGATTGGGCAAGGAACGTATAGCAATGTGTACAAAGCTAAAGATATGTTAACTGGTAAAATTGTTGCATTAAAGAAAGTTCGCTTTGACAATTTGGAACCTGAGAGTGTGAGATTTATGGCTAGAGAGATTCTCATATTGAGGAGATTGGATCATCCAAATGTTGTAAAGTTGGAAGGTTTAGTGACTTCGAGGATGTCATGTAGTTTGTACCTGGTATTTCAATATATGGAGCATGATTTGGCCGGACTTGCTGCAAGCCCAGAAGTAAAGTTTACAGAGCCACAGGTTTTTTCATAGCTTGTACTAAATCTGAAATTAAAGTGCATTGATCTCATACATTTTTTTGGTGGTTATCTAATATGAAGAACCAAGCCGCTTTACTTGACACTCAAACTTTATTTGCTTGTAGGTTAAATGTTACATGCATCAACTGCTGTCTGGACTTGAGCACTGTCACAACAAGGGTGTGCTTCATCGGGACCTTAAAGGGTCTAATCTTCTAATTGATGGTGGTGGAGTACTTAAAATTGCTGATTTTGGTTTGGCGTCTTTTTTCGATCCAAACCGTAAGCATCCCATGACTAGTAGAGTGGTTACTCTATGGTATCGGCCTCCTGAACTGCTTCTTGGGGCCACTGACTATGGTGTGGGTGTGGATCTCTGGAGTGCTGGTTGCATTTTGGCTGAGCTATTGGCTGGGAAGCCTATAATGCCTGGCCGTACAGAGGTAACTAAACTTTCAGTTTTTGATTTAATCTAGACTTTGGTCGTTTGCATTATGTTGTTCAATGTAAATATCTAAGTTTGGTGTATATTTAATGTGCTATCTccatagattttttaatttatgagaaCTTGAAAGGATATTATAAGGAGGCAATGACATAGGCAAGGAGTGAGCAATATGCTTATATTAATACTGTTGACTGTAGCTTTTGTCATGCTCTATAGTCTACTGGATGTGGAATATATTAATGTTTATCGTGGGGTACATCATTTACCATTTTCACTGCTATTTACAGTATCTTTTATGCTATGTAGGTAGAGCAgctacataaaatatataagctATGTGGTTCACCTCCAGATGAGTACTGGAAAAAGTCAAAGTTGCCAAATGCAACCTTATTCAAGCCGCGAGAGCCCTACAAAAGAAGCATACGAGAGACGTTTGAAGATTTTCCTCCATCCTCACTGCCTCTGATTGAAACACTTCTTGCAATTGACCCATCGGAACGTCAGACAGCCACTGCTTCATTAAGAAGCAAAGTAAGCGCTTATCTTCTGTGATTGTCTGACTTCCGTTTTTCTGCTTCTTGGTTTAAATTTTTGCACTCGTTATTGGACCATAAAGTTACTACAGATTGCCTGAGTGGCTTTAGTTTGAATGCAGAGTCTCCTTCTTGATTGCAATGAGAAATTTGTATGTGATCTAGAGAAGGCATCATGCAAGTCTACTTAAGGATATCTGGCATTTGATCCTGCATTGCTTTCATTGTCTGTTAAAAGAGAAGAGTGGTGGGAATTAAGGGGGATGTTATTGAACAATGAATACGAACCCAATAGTCACTGACTTAATAGTCCTGTAACAGTAGAAACCATACTGGCTCATATAGTCCTTCCAGGTGTAACACTGCAGTTTTTGCACTCATTAACTCTGCTgtgtttgaattaaattgagaTACCTAGTTCTATGTTGCTCCTGTTTGACCTAGACTTGAAACTGAGCTTACTGtattaaatatagaaaattgaaaaattatgatcGAAAATGTCCCTAATCTATCGAAATCTTTGAAATAGTATAGGGAGCATGAGGCAGAcacttaattttgtataatcGTTGTTTGCGTTTGCATTTTGTAAGAAATCTTTCTCAAAAGTGTGCCTTCAAATGTCCTCTTTTCCATGATCACTTCTGTTACGCTTGTGCAGTTCTTCACCATGGAACCTTTTGCTTGTGAACCTTCTAGTCTCCCTAAATATGCCC contains:
- the LOC123221107 gene encoding probable serine/threonine-protein kinase At1g54610 → MGCVLGREVSSGIVSESKEVQNLSVESNNNGKEDVVAVEKFDTKVVEVQNDEANQEEEEKVVEEKKPRRERRTSKPNPRLSSPPKHLQGEQVAAGWPSWLTAVCGESLNGWIPRRADSFEKIDKIGQGTYSNVYKAKDMLTGKIVALKKVRFDNLEPESVRFMAREILILRRLDHPNVVKLEGLVTSRMSCSLYLVFQYMEHDLAGLAASPEVKFTEPQVKCYMHQLLSGLEHCHNKGVLHRDLKGSNLLIDGGGVLKIADFGLASFFDPNRKHPMTSRVVTLWYRPPELLLGATDYGVGVDLWSAGCILAELLAGKPIMPGRTEVEQLHKIYKLCGSPPDEYWKKSKLPNATLFKPREPYKRSIRETFEDFPPSSLPLIETLLAIDPSERQTATASLRSKFFTMEPFACEPSSLPKYAPSKEMDAKQRDDEARRLRAASKAQGDGAKKTRTRDRAVRAIPAPEANAELQSNLDRRRMITRANAKSKSEKFPPPHEDGAVGFPLGSSRHLDATFVPPDVPFSTTLFSYSKEPTRTWSGPLANSASVGNPRQRKNTAGDPFDPLKPPSGTVRGKSDISRVKGNKSIV